TTACGAACATGGCAGAGTAGGTGAATTCGTTGTAGAAAAACCGCTTATCTTAGGTCATGAATGTGCAGGTATCGTTGCAGATGTAGGTTCGGCAGTAACTAAATTTAAAGTAGGCGACCGTGTAGCGATTGAACCAGGTGTAACATGCGGAGAATGTGAATACTGTAAAGCAGGGCAATATAATCTTTGTCCACATGTAGAGTTTTTAGCGACACCTCCAATTGATGGGGCGTTCAGTCAATATATTAGCCATCCAGAAGGCTTTTTATTCCATATTCCTGACTCAATGACTTATGAACAAGCCACACTAAACGAACCATTTTCAGTAGGCATTCAAGCATGTAAACGCGCCAATGTTCAGCCAGGTTCTACTGTAGTGATTATGGGCATGGGTCCAGTTGGTTTAATGGCTGTCGTTGCTGCTAAAGCCTTTGGTGCGACTAATATTATCGTGTCTGACTTAGAACAAATTCGTCTAGACGAAGCATTAAAACTCGGTGCGACACATACAATTGATATTAAAAAAGAAGACGTTAACGAACGCATTAAAGAAATCACAAACGGCGACGGTGTAAACTATGCCATTGAAACTGCAGGTAATCCGACAGCACTCAAAAGCGCTTTAAGTTCATTAAAAAATGGAGGCACACTCGCTATCGTTGGTTTACCACAACAAGAGACAAACGACCTAAACATTCCATTTATTGCTAACCATGAAATTAACATCGTAGGTATTTTCAGATATGCCAACACATATCAAATGGGTGTAGAAATGTTAAATTCAACTGCTGCAGATCTTGATTCAATGTTTACAGATGAATACAATTTGGAGGATGCACAACAGGCTATGGAACAAGCACGTACAAACAAAAGTGGTTCATTGAAAGTGATGGTTTATCCAAATGGTAAACCTGCAGAGTAAGATTTGTGCTTTAATAGAGGTAGAATTTAAAATTTTGCACATTTAGTGTCTGGAATTTTGATTCGGATATGAGTCGATTAAAATATTTGAAGAGTCTGGGGGAAATATTAGCTCCAGACTTCTTTTTATATTGGCAGTAGATGACGGAATTGAAAATGCGTTTGTATCAGGCTTTTTTCAACGCTAGTCATCCTTGCCGGAGCGGGGATAGAAAATCTTTTTATACAAATGAGATTTTTGTCCCGCTCCTTTTTATTTATGTGGATAAAATATTTAGCAGTTTTGAAGTAACAATAATTATAAAAGTATGGTCGTTGTATAGGCATAAAGTAACTTGTTATAGTATAATATAATAGTGTTTTTAATGAACGGCTTAATAACAATACTTATAACTAATTTATAGCATGAATTACATACGACAATCGTGGAATGTTAACAGTCGAAGCGGTTGCACGATATGTACGTTTAATAGGGAAGACTACAGGAACAGTGCAGTAAGATTGCACGTAGTGTAGAAATTAAAAATTGTAGTAGTTTAGAGCTTAGAAAGGGTGAAATCGCTTGATAC
The genomic region above belongs to Staphylococcus durrellii and contains:
- a CDS encoding NAD(P)-dependent alcohol dehydrogenase, which gives rise to MAQQIPQKMNISLLNKPFDMELKEVDVPEIGPHDVLVKVMAVGVCGSDVHYYEHGRVGEFVVEKPLILGHECAGIVADVGSAVTKFKVGDRVAIEPGVTCGECEYCKAGQYNLCPHVEFLATPPIDGAFSQYISHPEGFLFHIPDSMTYEQATLNEPFSVGIQACKRANVQPGSTVVIMGMGPVGLMAVVAAKAFGATNIIVSDLEQIRLDEALKLGATHTIDIKKEDVNERIKEITNGDGVNYAIETAGNPTALKSALSSLKNGGTLAIVGLPQQETNDLNIPFIANHEINIVGIFRYANTYQMGVEMLNSTAADLDSMFTDEYNLEDAQQAMEQARTNKSGSLKVMVYPNGKPAE